A genome region from Dreissena polymorpha isolate Duluth1 chromosome 16, UMN_Dpol_1.0, whole genome shotgun sequence includes the following:
- the LOC127861782 gene encoding zinc finger protein 64-like — protein MGSDTHVRYIHKNIRSHQCHICPYSAKSASMLRLHIRAHEVHVHLRAAICTFTCVQRYQLKSHMRTHTKEKPYKCTMCSYAAAWNVQLKEHIKAHSMSTAVACRECGVVLKNTHTLSIHEKKEHASVWQYNHPPNTHPLALTASSATAPHTQQHPAVMGQ, from the exons atggGCTCAGACACGCATGTTCGGTACATTCATAAGAACATTCGCAGCCATCAGTGCCATATTTGTCCATATTCTGCCAAAAGTGCCAGCATGCTTAGGTTGCATATTCGGGCTCATGAAG TGCACGTTCACCTGCGTGCAGCGATATGCACGTTCACCTGCGTGCAGCGATACCAGCTGAAGTCTCACATGCGGACACACACCAAAGAGAAACCCTACAAATGTACCATGTGTAGCTACGCTGCAGCCTGGAACGTGCAGCTCAAGGAACACATCAAAGCCCACAGTATGTCCACCGCGGTGGCATGTAGGGAGTGTGGGGTCGTCTTGAAAAACACGCACACTCTCTCCATCCACGAGAAGAAGGAACATGCTAGTGTCTGGCAGTACAACCACCCACCCAACACCCACCCACTGGCCTTGACTGCTTCCAGCGCCACGGCTCCTCACACACAACAGCATCCTGCTGTCATGGGTCAATGA